A window of Paenibacillus sp. 19GGS1-52 contains these coding sequences:
- a CDS encoding NAD(P)/FAD-dependent oxidoreductase: MSLEALNKRVNTDLSYLAFGGTDWVRPIDHPAGHVYDVVIVGGGQSGLGAAFGFLRERISNILVIDENSEGLEGPWETYARMVTLRTPKHLTSVDLGIPSLTFRSWWEAQFGPQGWDELDKIPRGEWMNYLRWYRRVLSLPVINEVKLKLIEPTAEGIHHLHIEGAGAPSSQLLARKVILATGIHGGGEWHVPPMISEKLPKHLYAHTSEMIDCEALSGKKIAILGGGASAFDNANFLLSTGVSEAHVFVRRDKLPSVNPIRQMEVSGMIERFHVLSDADKYATISHFFKYNQPPTNDTFERAAAWPGFQLHLGAPWLDVEATAEGAVVTTPQGNYTFDFLIISTGLLSDPALRPELQLVESHIARWSDCYSAPAERRNVLLDAHPYLSPGFAFISRDEAGSKLLHGLFVFNYSALASCGLSASAISGTKNAVPKLVSAVADQLFLDDKEEILNNFITYNEAEFTSQ; the protein is encoded by the coding sequence ATGAGTCTAGAGGCGTTAAATAAACGAGTAAATACCGATCTATCCTATCTCGCATTCGGAGGCACGGATTGGGTACGCCCAATTGATCATCCTGCAGGACATGTCTATGATGTAGTGATTGTCGGAGGGGGTCAAAGCGGTTTAGGTGCGGCTTTTGGCTTCTTGCGTGAGCGAATATCCAATATTCTGGTCATTGATGAAAATAGTGAAGGTTTAGAAGGGCCTTGGGAAACTTACGCCCGAATGGTGACCTTACGCACACCCAAGCATTTAACCTCAGTCGATCTTGGCATTCCTTCCCTGACCTTTCGCTCATGGTGGGAAGCGCAGTTCGGACCGCAGGGCTGGGATGAACTGGATAAGATCCCGCGAGGGGAATGGATGAATTATTTGCGTTGGTATCGGCGTGTTCTGAGTCTTCCCGTTATTAATGAGGTGAAACTGAAGTTAATCGAGCCTACAGCAGAAGGCATTCATCACCTACATATTGAAGGGGCGGGAGCACCCTCATCACAACTATTAGCGCGCAAGGTCATTCTGGCCACTGGTATCCATGGGGGTGGCGAATGGCATGTACCGCCGATGATTTCCGAGAAATTACCAAAACACCTCTATGCACATACCTCGGAAATGATTGATTGTGAAGCGCTGAGCGGCAAAAAAATAGCGATTCTGGGCGGTGGGGCATCGGCCTTTGATAACGCCAATTTCTTACTCTCTACAGGTGTGTCAGAAGCCCATGTCTTTGTTCGCCGTGATAAGCTGCCGAGTGTCAACCCGATCCGCCAGATGGAAGTTTCGGGCATGATCGAACGCTTCCATGTACTTTCGGATGCTGATAAATATGCGACGATTTCCCATTTCTTTAAGTACAATCAGCCACCGACCAACGATACCTTTGAGCGTGCGGCTGCCTGGCCTGGATTTCAGCTACATCTTGGCGCACCTTGGCTTGATGTCGAGGCAACAGCTGAGGGAGCAGTAGTGACTACGCCACAGGGCAATTATACCTTTGATTTTCTGATTATCAGCACCGGTCTACTTAGCGACCCAGCGTTACGTCCGGAGCTTCAGCTTGTCGAAAGTCATATTGCCCGCTGGAGTGATTGCTACAGTGCTCCGGCTGAAAGGCGCAATGTGCTGCTTGATGCGCATCCTTATCTCAGTCCTGGCTTTGCGTTCATAAGTCGAGATGAAGCGGGCAGCAAGCTCCTGCATGGACTTTTTGTGTTTAACTATTCGGCTTTAGCCAGCTGCGGTCTTTCAGCTTCAGCGATTTCAGGCACAAAGAATGCAGTGCCCAAGCTCGTCTCAGCCGTGGCAGATCAGCTGTTCCTGGATGACAAGGAAGAAATTCTAAATAATTTCATTACTTATAATGAAGCCGAATTTACCAGCCAATGA
- a CDS encoding S8 family peptidase produces the protein MNGQIWLQKNTVTINRPLRKKIQQAYLPGRKQVEIPVIIQFKQKITSVGLRALQKRLGQHSFPIIRRLPLLNAVSSNVSVKCLEQMCNCHEVQKIYLDSIKKTSLYIATPSIGSTALQRKKGLTGKGINIAILDTGVFAHPDLTQPVNRIIAFKDYINHRKQPYDDNGHGTHIAGDAAGNGWMSKGKYRGPAPEAGIVSVKVLDSNGYGYDSTIIKGIEWCITQRKRLKLRILSLSLGGPVNSTCEDDPLCQAVEKAVQAGLIVVIAAGNSGPGRGTIESPGNSPAAITVGAVDDHRSLRQADDRITWYSSRGPTLSGQNKPDLVAPGETIISLRAPCSRLNRELPYLRIGKGYFVLSGTSISTPIVSGAAAQLLQHNPSLSPSQVKALLKRKAFRLGLQSNTAGSGEINVRFLLRCTKASG, from the coding sequence ATGAATGGACAGATTTGGCTGCAAAAAAACACGGTAACAATCAATAGGCCTTTGCGAAAAAAGATTCAACAAGCGTATCTCCCCGGTCGTAAACAAGTGGAAATTCCAGTCATTATTCAATTCAAGCAAAAAATAACCTCAGTTGGGCTACGTGCCTTGCAGAAGCGATTAGGCCAACATAGCTTCCCCATTATCCGCCGTCTTCCCTTGCTTAATGCAGTATCGTCAAATGTTTCGGTAAAATGTCTGGAGCAGATGTGCAACTGCCATGAGGTTCAGAAAATATATTTGGATAGCATCAAAAAAACATCGCTTTATATTGCCACGCCTTCTATTGGTTCTACGGCTCTTCAAAGGAAAAAAGGGCTTACCGGAAAAGGGATTAACATCGCCATTCTCGACACTGGAGTATTTGCGCATCCCGATCTGACCCAGCCCGTGAACCGGATTATAGCCTTTAAGGATTATATCAATCACAGAAAACAGCCCTATGACGATAACGGCCATGGCACACACATTGCAGGGGATGCGGCAGGTAACGGTTGGATGAGTAAGGGGAAATATAGGGGGCCTGCCCCAGAAGCAGGAATCGTAAGTGTCAAGGTATTAGATAGTAACGGTTACGGGTATGATTCCACGATTATTAAAGGCATTGAGTGGTGTATTACGCAGCGAAAGCGCTTAAAGCTGCGCATTCTTTCGCTGTCACTTGGCGGTCCTGTAAATTCCACTTGCGAAGATGATCCTCTATGTCAGGCTGTAGAAAAGGCTGTACAGGCCGGACTAATCGTCGTTATTGCAGCGGGAAATAGTGGCCCTGGACGGGGGACAATCGAGTCTCCCGGAAATAGTCCAGCAGCAATTACTGTCGGAGCGGTGGATGATCACCGTAGCCTTAGGCAAGCAGATGACCGTATAACCTGGTATTCCAGCCGCGGACCTACCCTTAGCGGGCAGAATAAACCGGACTTAGTCGCACCGGGGGAGACGATCATCTCGCTTCGGGCCCCCTGCTCTAGGCTGAATCGCGAACTTCCTTACCTGCGGATTGGCAAGGGTTACTTTGTGCTATCCGGTACCAGCATCTCAACGCCAATCGTCTCCGGTGCGGCTGCTCAATTGCTGCAGCATAATCCGTCTCTTTCACCTTCACAGGTTAAAGCTTTACTTAAACGGAAGGCCTTTCGCCTAGGGCTTCAGTCCAACACAGCGGGAAGCGGCGAGATCAATGTGAGGTTTCTACTCAGATGCACTAAAGCATCGGGATAA
- a CDS encoding glycosyltransferase, with product MEKVSVLLPVYNAAAYIEESIHSILRQTYQDFELVVIDDGSTDGTLEKILGISDNRIKVTAHGTNIGLVKSLNEGLSLCTGEYVARMDGDDISLPHRIEQQVAYMDANWHIGVCGGQAQILGSDMITKKPTTHEEIICWQLFHCTFIHPTVIFRRSVVDAHGIRYLPYAHAEDYEIWNRLGEVTQLANLPNVLLIYRLHPGQVSNVYQGLQEQSAERIRRLQFGQLGLDPSFEEYQIHLDLCHYRIRVHELDHYQKCLAWAHKILEANLRMKKYEQNTLNTILSRCFSASE from the coding sequence GTGGAAAAAGTATCGGTACTATTACCTGTATATAACGCCGCAGCCTATATCGAAGAGTCAATTCATAGTATTCTACGGCAAACTTATCAAGACTTTGAATTAGTTGTTATTGATGATGGATCAACGGATGGAACCTTGGAGAAAATTCTGGGGATTAGCGACAACAGAATTAAAGTGACTGCTCATGGGACTAATATAGGTTTGGTGAAATCTTTGAACGAAGGCCTCTCGTTATGCACCGGTGAGTATGTTGCACGAATGGACGGTGACGATATCTCTCTGCCTCATCGAATAGAACAGCAAGTAGCATACATGGATGCTAACTGGCATATTGGCGTTTGTGGCGGGCAGGCGCAAATATTGGGTAGCGATATGATTACGAAGAAACCTACGACTCACGAGGAAATTATATGCTGGCAGTTATTTCATTGCACTTTTATACACCCTACTGTAATTTTTCGGAGGTCTGTAGTGGATGCTCATGGAATCAGGTATCTTCCGTATGCCCATGCCGAGGATTATGAGATATGGAACCGTTTGGGGGAGGTTACCCAACTTGCTAATCTTCCCAATGTACTGCTTATTTACAGGCTGCATCCGGGCCAGGTATCTAATGTTTATCAAGGCTTGCAAGAACAGAGTGCTGAGAGAATCAGAAGACTTCAGTTTGGGCAACTTGGGTTAGATCCAAGCTTTGAGGAGTATCAGATTCATTTAGATTTATGTCACTATCGGATCCGGGTCCATGAACTGGATCACTATCAAAAATGTTTAGCATGGGCTCATAAGATACTGGAGGCAAATTTACGGATGAAAAAATATGAACAGAATACATTAAATACGATATTATCCCGATGCTTTAGTGCATCTGAGTAG
- a CDS encoding DUF1796 family putative cysteine peptidase translates to MNLTEIKGTYDVIFSLGHNCLVADQLSRSMLRTVGGVLDWVESPILAGVSNLLRNHFLYFMELPNLSITGINDKAGCYIVRDAAYHIFSHHDFPLIENTPEQLTSYPKLQEKINRRVPRFLETLLNADKILFIRTEGTIHETNELLGILQGMVKGEFNLLVINHAPVDGIIETPWPFHNVCALQIPEVPDMFYDNDHLWRVLLSGLRIK, encoded by the coding sequence TTGAATTTAACAGAAATAAAGGGCACCTATGACGTAATATTCAGTTTAGGACACAATTGTCTAGTTGCAGATCAGTTGTCCCGTTCTATGTTAAGAACCGTAGGGGGTGTTTTGGATTGGGTGGAATCGCCGATTCTAGCAGGAGTAAGTAATCTATTACGCAATCACTTCTTATACTTCATGGAACTCCCTAATCTCAGTATTACAGGTATCAATGACAAAGCAGGCTGTTATATCGTAAGAGATGCTGCCTACCATATTTTCTCCCATCATGATTTCCCTTTAATTGAGAATACACCTGAGCAGCTTACGAGCTACCCTAAATTACAAGAAAAAATAAACCGCCGAGTTCCGCGGTTTCTGGAGACACTCCTCAACGCTGATAAGATATTATTTATTCGCACGGAAGGGACAATACATGAAACTAATGAGCTATTAGGCATATTACAGGGGATGGTAAAAGGAGAGTTTAATTTGCTTGTAATAAATCATGCCCCCGTAGATGGAATTATTGAAACCCCTTGGCCCTTTCATAATGTTTGCGCACTACAAATCCCGGAGGTTCCAGATATGTTCTATGATAATGATCATCTTTGGAGGGTCTTATTGAGCGGATTAAGAATCAAGTAA
- a CDS encoding GGDEF domain-containing protein: protein MAENNWLKNENVSHLFQGVANACETYGANLIRFGYMNANELLHVESQHLVITDLIKEFNLDGLIFLGWTLPVQGENLDRLRQMVNVPMFSIGQKLEDIPSNFMHGGYYLRKLIQHLIRHHGYQKIAYICPWSYDGRNDIYKRTLDKYGLFDPELYISESELKGLNMYERAQRAVSILLDERKRVPDVIVAMTMEEAYTVQILLKSRGYHIPDDIAICSYEDGQRMRYASPSITSIYYPTRELAFQGTERLLEYIRTGETTLISAVTGGIEYRESCGCHLERRMEEFEQELVELAKQNEEKDYYHLLIEEIDQMIMTSYDKKNLYHVLTVGMDKLKITNGMIFRYSSENRNFKDCILEFEISEGRGMVSQAPITFEERQGNSLFPAGRRFTYLAELLHVADDHFGFMLIEFSNLDILNYLSLASHLSTAIKSINLITKLELEIENKKQNEIRLYQLAQFDQLTDLYNRTSFHEILTQLAAEGQSFILMYMDIDGFKAVNDEYGHGVGDLLLIEIANRIRLLLDGTAFIPLNFSNVTTARQAIFRLGGDEFTAIIEIFCKEFLAELSNRINLSFRDPFWIQKHEIRVGISLGISQFPEDTDELETLIKYGDNSMYQAKKRGNSYTIFGDRK, encoded by the coding sequence ATGGCAGAAAACAATTGGCTAAAGAATGAAAATGTTAGCCACCTGTTTCAAGGTGTTGCTAATGCCTGTGAGACATACGGTGCTAATCTGATTCGGTTCGGTTATATGAATGCTAACGAGCTGTTACATGTAGAGTCACAGCATCTTGTGATTACTGATTTAATAAAGGAATTTAACCTTGACGGATTGATTTTTCTCGGCTGGACACTTCCTGTTCAAGGTGAGAACCTGGACAGGTTAAGGCAAATGGTAAATGTGCCTATGTTTAGTATTGGGCAGAAACTTGAGGATATTCCAAGCAATTTTATGCATGGAGGCTATTATTTACGGAAGCTGATTCAGCATTTGATTCGACATCACGGTTACCAAAAAATAGCGTACATTTGCCCCTGGTCCTATGATGGTAGAAATGACATTTATAAACGGACATTAGATAAGTATGGTTTATTCGATCCCGAGTTGTATATCAGTGAGTCAGAACTCAAAGGGTTAAATATGTACGAGCGGGCTCAGCGCGCAGTTTCTATTCTTCTGGACGAACGAAAGAGGGTTCCCGATGTTATTGTCGCCATGACAATGGAGGAGGCATATACCGTTCAGATACTGCTAAAATCAAGAGGGTACCATATTCCCGATGATATCGCTATTTGTTCTTATGAGGATGGGCAACGTATGCGGTACGCATCGCCAAGTATAACTAGTATTTATTACCCTACCAGAGAGCTTGCCTTCCAGGGCACCGAGCGGTTGCTGGAATATATACGAACGGGCGAAACGACACTGATCAGTGCTGTTACCGGCGGAATTGAATATCGGGAATCCTGCGGGTGTCACCTGGAGCGAAGAATGGAAGAATTCGAACAAGAGTTAGTCGAGCTTGCCAAACAGAATGAGGAAAAAGATTATTACCACCTGTTAATAGAAGAAATAGATCAGATGATTATGACCTCATACGATAAGAAGAACTTATATCATGTGCTTACGGTAGGGATGGATAAGCTGAAAATTACCAATGGGATGATATTCCGTTATTCTTCTGAGAATCGGAATTTCAAGGACTGTATTTTGGAATTTGAAATTTCTGAAGGTCGAGGCATGGTATCCCAAGCTCCGATAACGTTTGAGGAACGACAGGGAAATTCTCTTTTTCCAGCGGGTCGAAGATTTACCTATTTAGCAGAACTGCTTCATGTTGCTGACGATCATTTCGGCTTCATGCTCATTGAGTTCTCCAATCTGGATATTCTAAATTACTTGTCACTGGCCAGTCATCTGAGTACGGCTATTAAATCAATTAATCTGATCACCAAGCTGGAACTGGAGATTGAAAACAAGAAGCAGAATGAGATTCGGCTATATCAGTTAGCCCAATTTGATCAGTTGACAGATTTATACAATCGCACCTCCTTCCATGAGATTCTGACTCAACTTGCCGCTGAAGGGCAGTCATTTATCCTAATGTACATGGATATAGATGGATTCAAAGCAGTCAATGATGAATATGGCCACGGAGTTGGAGACTTGCTGCTAATTGAGATTGCCAACCGGATTCGCCTGCTGTTAGATGGAACTGCATTCATACCGCTGAACTTCAGCAATGTCACAACTGCTCGCCAAGCCATCTTTCGTCTGGGTGGTGACGAGTTTACCGCCATTATCGAGATCTTTTGTAAGGAATTTCTGGCTGAATTGTCCAACAGGATTAACTTGTCATTTCGTGATCCCTTCTGGATTCAGAAGCATGAGATTAGGGTGGGAATCAGCTTAGGAATTAGTCAATTTCCTGAAGACACTGATGAACTGGAAACACTGATCAAATATGGGGATAACTCTATGTATCAAGCGAAGAAGAGGGGGAATTCATATACGATTTTTGGGGATAGGAAGTAA
- a CDS encoding low temperature requirement protein A — translation MAEKKVTWLELFYDLLFVAAVSKATHVLLHVEHGSISIEHLEKFMLIFIPIWWAWVGQTVYNNRFGRDSTTHRIFMILQLFFVLIMTASLDADFDANYAPFLVGYIGLRGLTAVQYLVSARRRDTKLRQETAIFLGTYFWLGIVISCSSLFFDSWVRYLILYAGIAVDIIVPLIGRTYLIKTPIHTAHLLERFALFTLILLGESVISMLSVLQSDKFTSSSILFAALAFILVIAIWWQYFENVEKRVDKSKQTAGQTIIYGHLFIYFSLSMIAAAIQLLFVEQLEYIFILCFTFASVLIYFLSVMFVFHQYRFHHLKLSLKVFLSLTGMLCALFLLDLFITASPHLILGEIMLFFIVFAKATA, via the coding sequence ATGGCAGAAAAAAAAGTAACTTGGCTGGAGCTCTTCTATGACCTGTTGTTTGTAGCTGCTGTGTCCAAAGCGACTCATGTATTATTGCATGTCGAGCATGGCAGTATTTCAATAGAGCATCTGGAAAAATTCATGCTTATTTTTATTCCGATTTGGTGGGCTTGGGTAGGACAAACTGTTTATAACAATCGATTCGGTCGAGATAGTACCACTCATCGGATCTTTATGATTCTGCAATTATTTTTTGTTCTGATCATGACAGCCAGTCTGGATGCGGACTTTGACGCGAATTATGCACCTTTTTTAGTCGGCTATATAGGATTGCGGGGCTTAACTGCCGTTCAGTATTTAGTGTCTGCCCGTAGGAGGGATACTAAACTTAGACAGGAAACCGCCATTTTTTTGGGAACCTACTTCTGGTTGGGGATTGTGATCTCTTGTTCCTCACTCTTTTTTGACTCTTGGGTCAGGTACTTGATTCTGTATGCTGGCATTGCTGTAGATATCATTGTACCTTTGATCGGCCGAACCTATCTAATAAAAACACCTATCCATACTGCACATTTATTAGAACGGTTTGCTCTCTTTACGCTGATCCTGTTAGGTGAATCGGTAATAAGTATGCTCTCCGTCTTGCAGTCTGATAAATTCACAAGCTCATCCATTTTATTTGCTGCCTTGGCTTTTATATTAGTAATTGCAATCTGGTGGCAATACTTTGAGAATGTCGAGAAGCGCGTAGATAAGTCGAAACAAACGGCAGGGCAGACGATTATCTACGGGCATTTATTCATCTATTTTTCACTCAGCATGATTGCTGCTGCGATACAGCTCCTGTTTGTTGAGCAATTGGAGTATATCTTTATCCTTTGCTTCACTTTCGCCTCTGTTCTCATCTATTTCTTGTCGGTTATGTTTGTATTTCATCAATATCGATTCCATCATCTCAAACTAAGCCTCAAAGTTTTTCTTTCCTTAACCGGAATGCTCTGTGCTTTATTCCTCTTGGATTTATTCATAACTGCTTCCCCTCACCTCATATTAGGTGAAATCATGCTGTTTTTTATCGTTTTCGCTAAAGCAACGGCTTAG
- a CDS encoding alkaline phosphatase yields the protein MKSQNKNRFKAAMVVTAASALLVTSVVTTQASNSADAASAKTKNVILFIGDGMGTAQRDAIRLATVGEKGKLAMDAMPYLGLIHTSSTIPVTDSAASATAYASGVKTYNGAIGMDANKKSVKTIMEYAKDAGKSTGVVTTSQVTDATGAAFGAHVEDRSKQSDIALQLLTKSKIDVLLGGGEDFWYPAGEPGKFKDEPAEDPTEKSKGTQGNLITKAKQLGYSYVTNKTDMQKAKGGKLLGLFANEEMFQQKPEGEGDIYNPVVSLPEMTKKAIDTLAANKNGFFLMVEEEGTDEFAHQNNAKMTIKAGQELDKSVQVAKDFAKKNPDTLVLVLADHETGGFSIEEVNADDESGDGISKEDGPFAIANSKLNFVVDWTTSGHTAVDIPITAMGRNSELFTGVYENTEVFTKLMQSLGYKVK from the coding sequence ATGAAATCACAGAACAAGAATAGATTCAAAGCTGCGATGGTGGTTACTGCAGCGAGTGCACTTTTGGTTACAAGCGTAGTCACTACTCAAGCATCAAATTCTGCAGACGCGGCGTCTGCAAAGACGAAGAATGTAATTCTGTTTATCGGTGATGGCATGGGAACAGCCCAACGCGATGCAATCCGCCTGGCGACCGTAGGTGAAAAAGGGAAGCTGGCTATGGATGCGATGCCATACCTTGGATTAATTCATACGAGTTCTACTATCCCGGTGACGGATTCGGCGGCTTCAGCTACAGCGTATGCCAGCGGAGTGAAGACGTATAACGGAGCTATTGGTATGGATGCTAACAAAAAATCCGTAAAAACGATCATGGAATATGCTAAAGACGCTGGGAAATCTACTGGAGTAGTAACGACTAGCCAAGTTACCGATGCTACGGGTGCTGCATTTGGCGCACACGTAGAAGACCGTTCTAAACAAAGTGACATCGCCTTGCAGCTGTTGACCAAGAGCAAGATTGACGTGCTCCTTGGTGGTGGTGAGGATTTCTGGTATCCGGCAGGAGAGCCTGGTAAATTCAAGGATGAACCTGCTGAAGATCCAACGGAAAAAAGCAAAGGGACACAGGGCAATCTCATAACCAAAGCTAAACAATTAGGATACAGTTATGTGACGAACAAGACCGATATGCAAAAAGCAAAAGGCGGCAAGCTGCTGGGGCTGTTTGCAAATGAGGAAATGTTCCAGCAAAAACCAGAAGGTGAAGGGGACATTTATAACCCGGTTGTCTCTCTGCCAGAAATGACTAAAAAGGCGATAGATACACTTGCTGCTAATAAAAATGGCTTTTTCCTGATGGTTGAAGAAGAAGGCACGGACGAATTTGCCCACCAAAACAACGCCAAAATGACGATTAAAGCGGGCCAGGAGCTGGATAAATCGGTTCAAGTCGCTAAGGATTTTGCTAAAAAGAATCCAGACACACTAGTCCTCGTGCTTGCCGATCATGAAACGGGTGGCTTCTCTATTGAAGAAGTTAACGCTGATGATGAGTCCGGTGACGGGATTTCCAAAGAAGATGGTCCGTTCGCCATTGCCAACTCCAAGCTCAACTTTGTTGTAGATTGGACAACCTCGGGACATACGGCGGTTGATATTCCTATCACAGCAATGGGTAGAAACTCTGAGTTGTTTACTGGAGTTTACGAAAATACTGAAGTATTCACGAAGCTTATGCAGTCGCTAGGATATAAAGTGAAATAA
- the shc gene encoding squalene--hopene cyclase, with the protein MANVLSKVDEEMDRLTATLIQKQEPEGTWHFCFENGIIIDAYVIILFQTLNIENEVLIRQLHDRILAEQQPEGCWKLHFDDDEGNLSASIEAYYALLYSGYSVKTDEPMQRAKRFIQSKGGLGKVTSILTKTILAATGQMNWPASISSIPLEILLLPTFSPINFYEFSGYSRVHLTPMLILADRHFSIKTAQTPELDDLKVDRIHTDEPHSREYQELQDSIHSELRRLIGTPRSIHEAAITKAEQLILQRIEPDGTLYSYASSTILMIFSLLALGYDKHHPLITHAIQGITAMQCSVDDKTTIQNSPSTVWDTALLAYAMQESGINNGHEAIRKAAAYLLSKQHHKTADWNIHNPNPIPGGWGFSDSNTLNPDVDDTTAALRAIQTLSETDPLYRESWNRGLNWVLSMQNEDGGWPAFEKNTNKKMLTWLAIEGAKSAAIDPSEADLTGRTLEYLGNFCGLDIQHKFIKSGTKWLLKHQEKDGSWYGRWGICYIYGTWAALTGLEAVGVSSNHTVVQKGAQWLLRIQNPDGGWGESCRSDRLLRYVSLGESTPSQTAWALDALIAVHPQPTAQINKGIYRLIASLQEDNWMTSYPTGAGLPGNYYTHYHSYRYIWPLLTLSHYRNKYGDYS; encoded by the coding sequence ATGGCCAATGTATTAAGCAAAGTCGATGAGGAAATGGATCGACTGACAGCAACCCTTATTCAGAAACAAGAACCCGAAGGAACTTGGCATTTTTGTTTTGAGAATGGAATCATTATAGATGCTTATGTGATCATTCTCTTTCAAACGTTGAACATTGAGAATGAGGTCCTTATTCGACAGCTGCATGATCGTATTCTAGCCGAGCAGCAGCCCGAAGGCTGCTGGAAACTGCACTTCGATGATGATGAAGGAAACTTATCTGCTTCAATTGAAGCCTATTATGCCCTGCTCTATTCCGGTTATAGTGTGAAAACGGATGAACCTATGCAACGTGCCAAGCGTTTTATCCAATCCAAGGGTGGTCTTGGGAAAGTCACCAGTATCTTAACCAAGACCATCCTCGCCGCTACCGGACAAATGAATTGGCCTGCTTCCATCTCTTCCATACCGCTTGAAATACTGCTTCTCCCCACCTTTTCTCCAATCAACTTTTATGAGTTTTCCGGGTATTCAAGAGTCCATCTTACCCCGATGCTAATCTTGGCCGATCGTCATTTTTCAATAAAGACCGCGCAAACTCCTGAACTAGATGATCTTAAGGTAGATCGTATCCACACCGATGAACCTCATTCTCGGGAATACCAAGAGCTACAGGACAGTATACACTCCGAACTACGCAGACTTATAGGCACTCCCCGTTCGATCCATGAAGCTGCTATAACAAAGGCCGAACAACTCATTTTGCAACGGATTGAACCTGATGGAACCCTATACAGCTATGCCAGCAGCACCATTCTAATGATTTTCTCCCTACTTGCGCTTGGGTATGATAAACACCATCCTCTCATCACACATGCCATTCAAGGTATAACAGCTATGCAGTGCAGCGTGGACGACAAAACCACAATACAAAACTCACCCTCTACCGTATGGGATACAGCTCTGCTCGCCTACGCCATGCAAGAATCTGGAATCAACAATGGCCATGAGGCGATTCGGAAAGCTGCTGCCTATCTACTCTCCAAGCAGCATCACAAAACAGCGGATTGGAATATCCACAACCCCAATCCCATCCCCGGAGGATGGGGATTCTCAGACAGCAATACCCTTAATCCGGATGTGGATGATACCACTGCAGCTTTACGAGCAATCCAAACCTTATCGGAGACTGATCCTTTGTATAGAGAATCATGGAATCGTGGTCTGAATTGGGTTCTATCCATGCAAAATGAAGACGGAGGCTGGCCTGCTTTTGAAAAAAACACAAATAAAAAAATGCTTACTTGGCTGGCAATAGAGGGTGCTAAATCTGCCGCTATAGATCCCTCGGAGGCTGACCTTACAGGACGCACCCTAGAGTACCTCGGGAATTTTTGCGGCCTTGATATTCAGCACAAGTTCATCAAATCTGGAACGAAGTGGCTCTTAAAGCATCAGGAAAAGGACGGTTCTTGGTATGGACGATGGGGGATTTGTTACATTTATGGTACGTGGGCTGCTCTAACGGGCTTAGAGGCTGTAGGGGTCTCCTCTAACCATACTGTAGTACAGAAAGGAGCCCAATGGTTATTACGTATTCAGAACCCTGACGGGGGATGGGGGGAATCCTGTAGAAGTGATCGTCTTTTGCGCTATGTGTCTTTAGGGGAAAGCACACCTTCTCAGACTGCCTGGGCGCTAGATGCACTCATTGCTGTTCATCCACAGCCAACAGCCCAAATAAATAAAGGAATATATAGACTTATCGCTTCATTGCAAGAAGATAACTGGATGACTTCTTATCCGACAGGTGCTGGTCTTCCGGGCAACTATTATACTCACTATCACAGCTATCGTTATATCTGGCCGCTCCTTACGCTGAGCCATTACAGAAATAAATATGGAGACTACAGCTAA
- a CDS encoding LytTR family DNA-binding domain-containing protein, which produces MKVTIENIPPGSEPEIIIRCNEPDESLMKLIYSIKSTSKKLVGILDLQMHIINPNDVFYFEAVDNKVFIYCQEKVFESRLKLYEIETEYEHWDFFRASKSTILNISKIESVSPILYGRFEALLQNSEKVFISRQYVPVLKTKLGL; this is translated from the coding sequence ATGAAAGTTACGATTGAGAATATCCCACCAGGAAGTGAACCTGAGATCATAATCCGATGTAACGAGCCTGATGAATCATTGATGAAACTAATTTATTCCATTAAATCAACTTCCAAAAAGCTTGTTGGAATCCTGGATTTACAGATGCATATTATCAATCCCAATGATGTTTTTTATTTCGAAGCCGTAGACAATAAAGTATTTATTTATTGCCAAGAGAAGGTTTTTGAATCCAGACTTAAGCTTTATGAGATTGAGACGGAATATGAACATTGGGATTTTTTTAGAGCATCCAAATCTACCATCCTTAATATTTCAAAAATTGAATCGGTAAGCCCGATTCTGTATGGGAGGTTTGAAGCGTTGCTTCAGAATAGTGAAAAGGTCTTCATTTCCAGACAATATGTTCCGGTGCTCAAAACAAAATTAGGACTCTAA